The sequence TTACGAGCGGAGTGGAAAAATATGATATTGTCGGACCATCATAACTCATGATGGTTCCAAATACTTCGGCAACATCATAACCATAAGAATAATCATAAGCTCCCTGCCCATTTGCATGGTTCCTGTCATGATTGCACCCCATATTGTGACCAAGCTCGTGTGCTAATGTAATATCCTGACAATAATGCAAATCCGGTAAACTTCCTACTTCAACAACGGAGAAAGCACTATCTGCAAAGGTGTTATCAACTGTCTGCATCTGCCAGGCTAGACCGCAATAATCGTCATTGACGGTAAAAACCCTCAACAGTGACACCATATCAGCTTTATAATTGTTCCGTAACTCTCCTATCTGAGCATCATTAGTTATGTAAGACAATGCATTGTTAATTAGTATGTTTTCATCTACATTGAGATTATCGTAAAGTTCGGTATGCACAAGCCGCAGTTGTGTGTTTACACCGCTGTTTGTGTATGCTGTATTTGCAATATCAACTAAGTTCTGGATTAATGCATCAAGCCCTGAGCCATATGTGGTCTGCATCTGGGAAGTATAAAGGATAAGAACATCAATTAATGAACCGTCATCCTGATTTCCAGATGCTGAATTTTTTAATTTTCCGTTTTTTATATCCGGAATCTTAGCATGGTCATCAAATGGCATCATCTTTTCTGTATCATGTCTGACTACCAGATAGTCATTATTGTCCGGCAATATTGAATAGTAAATTCCATCAATATTTATATTTCCACACATTTTACCTTTTACAACTGTAACAACCACAGTGCTCAGTTCTTTTCCTTCAACATTGCCAGACCATGTATAATTATCACTACCTCTTACATCAATTTTATTTCTTTTCAATATAACTTTCTTATCAGGAAGTGTTGCATATAATCTCATGGTTGCTAGTTTTAAAGCGTTTGACGGGTCGATCAGTGAAAAATCCACAGTAATTTTTATTCTATCTATCAAGGGTGCGTTAAGTTTTCCTGCGGATTCAGCAACTATATTTTTCTGCAGAAAAAGTGAAGGCAGAGGTTCTTCTTTTTCTATCCCTGACCAGCTTATTTTTGAAGTAAATATTGAAATGAGAGCAATAAAAAATATTAGTCGTTTCATAACAAACTTTTTATATTCTTTTTAACGTTTATTTTATTAGATTTAACACCTTTTTACCAACTTTAAAAAGGTATAATTTTTTTAGTCAGAATAAAGATGTATCGCTGAGATAATCATTTCTTAAGGAAGTTCATTTTAACGCATATTATGTAGCAGAAAATTGTAACAGCTTATGGATTAGTTTAACAAATAAAAAGCATCGGTTAAAAGTCTATTATCTTTCATACATAAAACATGGACTAATGAACCGATGCTAATCTGAATTAACATTGTTCTTAGAAATATTATTTTATTTTCCTCCTTCCAATTGCTAAAAGCCCCAATAGTCCAGCACCCAAAAGCATCATTGTTGAAGGCTCCGGAACAGGCGGAGCAACTGTAAGACTAGTCCAATAGTTCCAGGGTTTAATTCCTCCAATAATTGGAACAGGCGGAAAATTATTCCAATTATTAAATCCTACTGCCAGTTCATCTGCCTGCAGAGATACAGCAATTGCCGGGTTAAAACCTGCAAAGGCAAAAGAAGTTGAACCCGACTGCGGAGCAAAAACTGCCGGGTTGATTACAACATTGTAGGGTACGCCAGGAGTAACCGGTCCGGCGCCTCCCACATTCCAATCCCAGGAAATCCAGCCGCCTAAGCCATCGTTTATGGTTAACGAAACACTTTGAACCCCAGCCGGAGCAATAACTGTTGTTGAAATGAGAGACCCGATCAGATTTGGATCTTCTGGGAAAGTGTACTGCCATGTAGCTACCTGTGAAAGCTCGCTCTCACTATTTCCCCAATACATTAAGAGACCATCTCCCAAACCGGATTCACTTCCAGCCGCTAAAAGTTCTGGCGGTACCTGAATAAAATCTTCACCTATAACACCATAATGAGCACCAAGTGCATCATAGTAAGTTGTTACAGATGCAATCCTGCCGTCAGCTAGTGCATTTTGCCAATCGCTTTGTGTTTTAAGTGAAACGAAAGAATCACTTGGATTGGCTTGTAGATATTGGGGGAATATTAATAGAAACGTTGATAACGCAACGAGTAAAACTACTACTGCAAGAGGTTTTCTATCTACCATCTTTCTCACCTCCTCTCGTGCATATATTTCGCATTGTAGAATATGCAATTTATATACCATAACATACCAATGTAATTATCTTACTGATATTTATACTTATACAAGTTGCGTTAATTTTTTAACGACATTTATAAGTCTATTTAATTTTTAACAAAGTGTTCGATTCTCCGACAAGTTGTCAGATGTGACAGTGGTTGAATGATAATTATTTTCAACAGATGTTTTTCGTTAAAATAAAGATGTTTAAAAATAGTGAACTAAAGTGGAATTTTTATCTGGCAACGCGGAATCCTATGTTGCTGTATCCTATGCCAGGCCTGTGCATGCCTCGGTATATACAACGGATTAACTCCGGCTTATTGAACCATGACCCCCCTCGAAGTACTCGCGATTTCCCGGATAGCGGCCCCTTCGGGTTGTCTTTAGTGCTGTTTTTATAATATTGTCTGCCATACCAATCAGAACACCACTCCCATAAATTACCGCTCATTTCATAGAGACCAAGACTGTTTGGCTTGTACGATTTAACAGGAGCTGTTATTTTATACCTGTCATTATGCTTCTTGTCGCTCCAGTCAAAATCAGTATTCGAATCAGCATAGTTGCAATTAGTACCATCAGGTTCACTATTACCCCACGAATATTTTATCTTCTTTCCGCCTTCTCTTGCTGCATATTCCCATTCAGCCTCTGTAGGCAGCCGGTATTTTTTCCCGGTTTTCTTTGTCAGCCAATCAACATAGGCAACCGCATCATTCCATGATATTCCAGCAACAGGATGACTTTCCGACTGTGAAAATCCGAGATTGTCCCAGTATGTCCCGTTTTTTTGTT is a genomic window of Candidatus Schekmanbacteria bacterium containing:
- a CDS encoding PEP-CTERM sorting domain-containing protein, which gives rise to MVDRKPLAVVVLLVALSTFLLIFPQYLQANPSDSFVSLKTQSDWQNALADGRIASVTTYYDALGAHYGVIGEDFIQVPPELLAAGSESGLGDGLLMYWGNSESELSQVATWQYTFPEDPNLIGSLISTTVIAPAGVQSVSLTINDGLGGWISWDWNVGGAGPVTPGVPYNVVINPAVFAPQSGSTSFAFAGFNPAIAVSLQADELAVGFNNWNNFPPVPIIGGIKPWNYWTSLTVAPPVPEPSTMMLLGAGLLGLLAIGRRKIK
- a CDS encoding SUMF1/EgtB/PvdO family nonheme iron enzyme is translated as MKYLFRYRFTISLLIFTILLVQSGCSLFTPKKIPEPEAQPTVKEQEKVPEPEVQPTVKDKVQPKVTTKSTDERQLPSGMKMVLIKGGTFDMGDTFGNGGEDEKPAHTIKVDSFYLSETEVTVGQYREFAKATGYKTEAEKTGGVLFWGGSVWEQKNGTYWDNLGFSQSESHPVAGISWNDAVAYVDWLTKKTGKKYRLPTEAEWEYAAREGGKKIKYSWGNSEPDGTNCNYADSNTDFDWSDKKHNDRYKITAPVKSYKPNSLGLYEMSGNLWEWCSDWYGRQYYKNSTKDNPKGPLSGKSRVLRGGSWFNKPELIRCIYRGMHRPGIGYSNIGFRVAR